The Planctomycetota bacterium genome segment AAACTGAACAGCGATGGACTGGCGAGAGCACATCACGGTCGATCCAGCAATCTGTCACGGCAAGGCATGCCTCAAAGGAACGCGTGTCCTCGTGAGCGTCGTCCTCGACAATCTCGCTGCAGGTTTCACGCCTCAAGGGATTCGTGAGAGCTACCCGACGGTCACTGCCGAGCATGTCGCCGCTGCCCTGGCCTACGCGGCAGAGTTGTCGCGTGAACGTGTAATCGCGCTACCTTCGTCGCAGACGTCGAAAGTCGCGTGATGCCGCTTGCGTTCAAGATCGACGAAAATCTGCCCC includes the following:
- a CDS encoding DUF433 domain-containing protein; this encodes MDWREHITVDPAICHGKACLKGTRVLVSVVLDNLAAGFTPQGIRESYPTVTAEHVAAALAYAAELSRERVIALPSSQTSKVA